One Helianthus annuus cultivar XRQ/B chromosome 7, HanXRQr2.0-SUNRISE, whole genome shotgun sequence genomic region harbors:
- the LOC110887717 gene encoding uncharacterized protein LOC110887717 yields MVQDVYLNGGWSWPVAWRDLFPVLNQIDHIHTVPSSRDKLLWKDGNDLFEHSASQVWHSFRQRDQEVNWVKFIWFPQCIPKHAFFMWLVIRRKLLTQDKILQWDISRRKNMNMMCCLLCYADIDSHAHLFFECSYSTQVWSTVRNKGGMGNVGSDWDSIVNWMAGRSCSKSAANYISRLVLAAATYFIWQERNARLFKNQTRPPDVLCDTILHTVRYKLMGVKLKDTVKVRELLRAWEIYDTRLSDDGG; encoded by the coding sequence ATGGTTCAAGATGTTTATCTTAATGGTGGGTGGAGTTGGCCGGTTGCTTGGAGAGATCTTTTTCCTGTGCTTAATCAAATTGACCACATCCATACTGTCCCTAGTTCGCGAGATAAACTCCTATGGAAGGATGGTAATGATTTGTTTGAGCATTCGGCTTCCCAGGTGTGGCATTCGTTTCGGCAGAGGGATCAAGAGGTTAACTGGGTGAAGTTTATTTGGTTCCCTCAATGTATTCCGAAGCATGCTTTTTTTATGTGGTTGGTTATTCGTCGTAAACTCTTGACTCAAGACAAAATCCTACAGTGGGATATATCAAGAAGGAaaaatatgaacatgatgtgttGTCTTCTTTGTTATGCGGATATTGACTCTCATGCTCATTTGTTTTTTGAATGTTCTTATTCAACACAAGTTTGGAGCACGGTTCGAAACAAAGGTGGTATGGGAAACGTTGGGTCAGATTGGGATTCGATCGTCAATTGGATGGCTGGTAGGTCGTGCTCAAAATCGGCGGCTAACTATATTAGTAGATTGGTTCTTGCTGCGGCTACTTATTTTATTTGGCAGGAAAGAAACGCGAGACTTTTCAAGAACCAGACAAGACCTCCGGATGTTTTATGTGATACTATTCTTCATACGGTTCGATATAAGCTTATGGGAGTGAAGTTAAAGGACACTGTGAAGGTGAGGGAGTTGCTTCGTGCTTGGGAGATTTATGATACCCGTTTGTCTGATGATGGCGGCTGA